In Portunus trituberculatus isolate SZX2019 chromosome 22, ASM1759143v1, whole genome shotgun sequence, one DNA window encodes the following:
- the LOC123507390 gene encoding uncharacterized protein LOC123507390: protein MMSRQTMGAALVALLCTSLVTSTLAASMDAQEAQTGRKFVTKSNNIKKNEDLRRDTQPQPRPQQAVPSPAKQGVANDGGFQWGNMFNMVMKVLFGGPISGPNGASDKMDYITQLTTGEFSWSKLVSLGVQLVLNVLGGGDNAAIDKMDSGSPVEGILTAIISYLTGSNNPDEVGVMAKQASELFGLVVTLLDALRTSFSQRSFDARSIGTSDPFADAGVAATTMLKTYIKTYETEDDICMQQYLCEANSDCVLGTEREEYFQHTPVSHTYQHPTPALTSPVHMSHQPHISPVNTSQSTPDPKDTYPHAHLSHTSPANNYLTRPHTCRYGMSYLLERTTYTPFEIFNDAGRRGRVGENCKTVFNECNQV from the exons ATGATGTCACGACAAACTATGGGGGCGGCCCTCGTGGCTCTCCTGTGCACCTCCCTCGTGACCTCCACTCTGGCAGCTTCCATGGACGCACAGGAGGCTCAGACAGGGAGGAAATTCGTCACCAAATCCAACAACATCAAGAAGAACGAGGATCTGAGAAGggacacacagccacagcctCGACCCCAGCAGGCAGTTCCTTCACCGGCCAAACAG GGCGTTGCTAATGACGGAGGCTTCCAATGGGGCAACATGTTCAATATGGTGATGAAGGTGCTGTTCGGTGGCCCCATCTCAGGACCCAACGGTGCCTCAGACAAGATGGACTACATTACCCAACTCACC ACCGGGGAGTTCTCGTGGTCCAAGTTGGTGTCCCTCGGTGTCCAGCTGGTTCTCAATGTACTTGGCGGTGGAGACAACGCAGCGATCGACAAGATGGACTCCGGTTCtcccgtag AGGGCATCCTAACGGCCATCATCTCCTACCTGACCGGCTCTAACAATCCTGACGAGGTTGGCGTGATGGCAAAGCAGGCGTCTGAG CTGTTCGGTCTCGTGGTCACCCTCCTGGACGCCCTCCGCACCAGCTTCTCCCAGCGTTCCTTCGATGCCCGCAGTATTGGCACCTCTGATCCATTTGCTGATGCCGGagtcgctgccaccaccatgcTCAAG ACCTACATCAAGACATACGAAACAGAGGACGACATTTGCATGCAGCAGTACCTTTGCGAGGCCAATTCTGACTGCGTCCttggcactgagagagag gaatattttcaacacacacctgtctcacaCACCTACCAACACCCCACACCTGCCCTTACCTCACCTGTCCATATGTCACACCAACCCCACATCTCACCTGTTAACACCTCCCAGTCCACACCTGACCCAAAAGACACCTATCCACATGCTCACCTTTCCCACACTTCACCTGCCAACAACTACCTGACACGCCCTCACACCTGCAGATACGGCATGAGTTACCTGCTGGAGCGCACCACTTACACTCCCTTCGAGATCTTCAACGACGCCGGCAGGAGGGGACGCGTGGGGGAGAACTGCAAGACGGTGTTCAACGAGTGTAACCAGGTGTAA